A single genomic interval of Candidatus Hydrogenedentota bacterium harbors:
- a CDS encoding radical SAM protein has translation MTPPSLQPGNVKKGSADSPQDAPETTILVTEIYRSVQGESTWAGRPCTFIRLTGCNLRCVWCDTEYAFHHGDNMTIAEVLEECRRLGCPLVEITGGEPLLQKGCPALAEALLAEGYTVLCETSGSLPIAALPREVIKVMDLKCPGSGESDMNDWANLDALSPRDEVKFVISDRDDYEWSRDVLRAHNLAARCNAVLFAPVFGVLDPQVLVEWLLEDGLDVRFQLQLHKFVWPPDQKGV, from the coding sequence ATGACTCCACCATCGTTACAGCCGGGCAATGTCAAGAAGGGTTCCGCGGATTCGCCGCAGGACGCCCCTGAGACCACGATTCTCGTAACCGAGATCTACCGCAGCGTCCAGGGCGAATCCACGTGGGCCGGCAGGCCCTGCACCTTTATCCGGTTGACGGGCTGCAACTTGCGATGCGTCTGGTGTGACACCGAGTACGCGTTTCATCATGGCGACAACATGACCATAGCCGAGGTTCTCGAGGAGTGCCGCCGCCTGGGGTGCCCCCTGGTCGAAATCACGGGCGGCGAACCCCTGCTCCAAAAGGGCTGCCCGGCCCTCGCGGAGGCCCTCCTGGCCGAGGGGTACACCGTCCTGTGCGAAACGAGCGGGTCCCTGCCCATCGCCGCCCTGCCCCGGGAAGTAATCAAGGTTATGGACCTCAAATGCCCGGGCAGCGGCGAGTCCGATATGAACGACTGGGCCAACCTGGACGCGCTGAGTCCCCGCGATGAAGTGAAATTCGTGATTTCCGACCGCGACGACTACGAATGGAGCCGCGACGTGCTCCGCGCGCACAACCTCGCGGCCCGCTGCAACGCCGTCTTGTTCGCGCCTGTTTTCGGCGTCCTCGATCCCCAGGTACTGGTCGAATGGCTCCTGGAAGACGGCCTCGATGTCCGGTTTCAGCTGCAGTTGCACAAGTTTGTCTGGCCCCCGGACCAGAAAGGAGTCTGA
- a CDS encoding 6-carboxytetrahydropterin synthase — MNVELTKSFFAEAAHHNPRGNEKTSRLHGHSFDITLVVEGEVLSEPAWLIDYGDITAAFNPLYEQIDHAVLNEIEDLADPTVHGLRDWLFRKLKPALPCLK, encoded by the coding sequence TTGAACGTCGAGCTGACCAAGTCTTTCTTTGCCGAGGCGGCGCATCACAATCCCCGGGGCAACGAGAAAACCAGCCGTCTCCACGGCCACAGCTTCGATATCACGCTCGTGGTTGAAGGCGAGGTTTTATCGGAACCCGCCTGGTTGATCGACTACGGCGACATCACGGCCGCCTTCAATCCCCTGTATGAACAAATCGACCATGCGGTCTTGAACGAGATCGAGGACCTGGCCGACCCCACCGTTCACGGCCTGCGCGACTGGCTCTTCCGGAAGTTGAAACCTGCCCTCCCTTGTCTGAAAGA